In the genome of Deltaproteobacteria bacterium, one region contains:
- a CDS encoding fumarylacetoacetate hydrolase family protein — protein sequence MKLATFSQAGSTRIGVVRGDEIVDLSSAAPELPRDLIGFLAGGPGARQRAGEVASAGTARIPLADVKLESPILRPPKLLAVGLNYADHVAESGAQTPKLPTIFNKQSTCVTGPYDPVHMPRVSSALDYEGELAFVIGKRCRHVPRSRAPEVIAGYLICDDVSVRDWQLRIPTWTMGKSFDTHGPLGPWLTTSDEVGDPHALSIRTLVNGEVRQSSNTK from the coding sequence ATGAAGCTCGCCACCTTCAGCCAGGCCGGATCGACGCGAATCGGGGTCGTGCGCGGGGACGAGATCGTCGACCTCTCCTCCGCCGCGCCCGAGCTGCCGCGCGACCTGATCGGCTTTCTCGCCGGCGGACCCGGCGCGCGGCAACGCGCCGGCGAGGTCGCGAGCGCCGGCACCGCCCGGATCCCGCTCGCCGACGTCAAGCTCGAGTCCCCGATCCTGCGCCCGCCCAAGCTTCTGGCCGTCGGCCTGAACTACGCCGACCACGTGGCCGAGAGCGGCGCGCAGACGCCGAAGCTCCCGACCATCTTCAACAAGCAGTCCACCTGCGTGACCGGCCCGTACGACCCGGTCCACATGCCGCGTGTCTCGTCGGCGCTGGACTACGAGGGCGAGCTAGCGTTCGTGATCGGAAAGCGCTGCCGCCACGTTCCGCGCTCGCGCGCGCCCGAGGTGATCGCGGGCTACCTGATCTGCGACGACGTCTCGGTGCGCGACTGGCAGCTTCGCATCCCGACCTGGACGATGGGCAAGTCCTTCGACACGCACGGACCGCTCGGCCCCTGGCTCACCACGTCCGACGAGGTGGGCGACCCGCACGCGCTCTCGATCCGCACGCTCGTGAACGGAGAGGTACGGCAGAGCTCGAACACCAAAA